The Dendropsophus ebraccatus isolate aDenEbr1 chromosome 10, aDenEbr1.pat, whole genome shotgun sequence genome has a segment encoding these proteins:
- the LOC138802982 gene encoding ficolin-2-like, which yields MRVLSLLCVLSNILIVYGLEGDNPCPEVKVLEVGDTNKLTVLQGCPGSPGRQGSPGPPGPRGPKGDNGPVGVPGPQGPGGDKGDAGRPGNPGPPGQKGERGLAGMLGEPGEKGDTGTSCPKEFTSPRNCNELKSIGFHLNGWYTIYPDGRRPLAVLCDMDSDGGGWTVFQRRIDGSVDFNRDWSSYQQGFGSQLGEFWLGNDHLHRLTSTGSYQLRFDFEDFEGNRTFATYSDFKVGGESEQYVLRYGSFIGGTAGDSLETQKNQAFSTKDQNNDKSSRTERSCAEYYKGGWWFEACHYSHLNGEYLKGPQLIKGKGLIWYSFRGNYYSLKSTEIKFRPVKK from the exons ATGAGGGTCTTATCTTTACTGTGTGTCCTCAGCAACATCCTGATTGTGTACGGTCTGGAAGGTGACAATCCATGTCCAG AAGTAAAGGTCCTAGAAGTCGGGGATACCAATAAGCTAACTGTTCTGCAGGGATGTCCTGGATCTCCCGGCAGGCAGGGAAGTCCAGGACCACCAGGACCCAGAGGACCCAAAG GAGATAATGGGCCAGTGGGAGTCCCAGGACCCCAGGGACCTGGAG GTGACAAGGGCGATGCTGGTAGACCAGGGAATCCCGGACCCCCAGGTCAAAAAG GAGAAAGAGGATTAGCAGGAATGCTGGGAGAACCAG GTGAAAAGGGTGACACAGGGACATCGTGTCCGAAGGAATTTACTA GTCCCAGAAACTGTAATGAGCTAAAGAGCATCGGCTTTCACCTGAATGGATGGTATACCATATACCCTGATGGCAGACGGCCCTTGGCAGTTCTATGTGATATGGATTCAGATGGGGGAGGCTGGACT GTGTTTCAGAGACGCATTGATGGTTCAGTGGACTTTAATCGTGATTGGAGCAGCTACCAGCAGGGCTTCGGGAGTCAACTGGGTGAATTTTGGCTTGGAAATGATCATCTGCATCGCCTTACAAGCACAG GATCATATCAGCTTCGTTTTGACTTTGAAGACTTTGAAGGAAACCGAACTTTTGCCACATACAGTGACTTCAAAGTTGGAGGAGAGTCTGAACAATATGTCCTTCGATACGGCTCGTTCATTGGAGGAACAGCAG gtgATTCTTTAGAAACACAGAAGAATCAAGCCTTCTCCACCAAAGACCAGAACAACGACAAATCTAGCAGGACCGAGCGAAGTTGTGCCGAATACTACAAAGGAGGCTGGTGGTTCGAAGCCTGCCATTACTCCCACCTGAACGGGGAATACTTGAAGGGACCTCAATTAATTAAAGGCAAAGGGTTAATCTGGTACAGCTTCAGAGGCAACTATTACTCCCTTAAGTCCACCGAAATTAAGTTTCGTCCTGTTAAAAAATAG